A single window of Gavia stellata isolate bGavSte3 chromosome 14, bGavSte3.hap2, whole genome shotgun sequence DNA harbors:
- the LOC132318175 gene encoding G-protein coupled receptor 12-like encodes MLHGPAAMGEPWPPQPQQQRLPGLGNASEPSAWPAAAGGPGTAAPGGGGAGAGAGGAVSPWDIALCATGTAVAGENALVLAVLFYTPSLRAPMFLLIGSLALADLLAGLGLVANFAVRYLLRPPSEAAELGAAGLLLAAFSASVCSLLAITVDRYLSLYNALTYHSERTLGFTCAMVLLMWLLCLGVGLLPLLGWNCLRDQSACSILRPVTKDNAAVLAVTFLLLFALMMQLYLQICKIAFRHAQQIAVQHQFIATAQATSTRKGLSTLSLILGTFALCWIPFAIYSLVADSSYPVVYTYSLALPATCNSLINPIIYAFRNPDIQKSLWLACCGCVPSTFSSRPRTSSDV; translated from the coding sequence ATGCTGCACGGCCCCGCCGCCATGGGGGAGCCGTGGCcgccgcagccgcagcagcagcggctCCCGGGGCTCGGCAACGCCTCGGAGCCCAGCGCctggccggcggcggcgggcgggccggggacggcggcgccgggcggcggcggggccggggccggggccggcggggccgtCAGCCCCTGGGACATCGCGCTCTGCGCCACGGGGACGGCGGTGGCGGGGGAAAACGCGCTGGTGCTGGCCGTGCTCTTCTACACGCCGAGCCTGCGGGCCCCCATGTTCCTGCTGATCGGCAGCCTGGCGCTGGCCGACCtgctggcggggctggggctggtggccaACTTCGCCGTGCGCTACCTGCTGCGGCCGCCCAGCGAGGCGGCAGAgctgggggcggcggggctgctgctggccgcCTTCTCCGCCTCCGTCTGCAGCCTGCTGGCCATCACCGTGGACCGCTACCTCTCGCTCTACAACGCGCTCACCTACCACAGCGAGCGCACGCTGGGCTTCACCTGCGCCATGGTGCTGCTGATGTGGCTGCTGTGCCTGGGcgtggggctgctgcccctCCTGGGCTGGAACTGCCTGCGGGACCAGAGCGCCTGCAGCATCCTGCGGCCCGTCACCAAGGACAACGCGGCGGTGCTGGCCGTCACCTTCCTGCTCCTCTTCGCCCTCATGATGCAGCTCTACCTGCAGATCTGCAAGATCGCCTTCCGGCACGCCCAGCAGATCGCCGTGCAGCACCAGTTCATCGCCACGGCGCAGGCCACCTCCACCCGCAAAGGGCTCTCCACCCTCTCGCTCATCCTCGGCACCTTCGCCCTGTGCTGGATCCCCTTCGCCATCTACTCCTTGGTGGCCGACTCCAGCTACCCCGTGGTCTACACCTACTCCCTGGCGCTGCCCGCCACCTGCAACTCCCTCATCAACCCCATCATTTACGCCTTCAGAAACCCAGACATCCAGAAGTCGCTCTGGCTGGCCTGCTGCGGGTGCGTCCCTTCCACCTTCTCCTCCAGACCAAGGACATCCAGCGATGTGTGA